From Haemorhous mexicanus isolate bHaeMex1 chromosome 2, bHaeMex1.pri, whole genome shotgun sequence, the proteins below share one genomic window:
- the CEP57 gene encoding centrosomal protein of 57 kDa isoform X2: MAAARGGYPLTNDLCNTQNSTSATDGLSSASFIEYPKHKPFINSDLQRSQWKPVVPYPESHSRAIFSALKNLQEKIHHLELERFEAEENVKHLSRETANFKKLLSEQMQDKERDRTEVSKKNQELTSQLAAAESRCRLLEKQLDYMRSMIQHAENEKSHLLEKQGSLERNHLLDQSHVRSKLEKLDILEKEYSRLTTMQSTAELQTGLETNRLLIQAASPLLSPKVRQPRKKAKQPEKKCSVRHSTVQPHYRLCLGDVPFVAGKSTGPSHSVTANVQHVLHLMKHHTKALCNRHVVNDTPAKPTSTGHPACKSRRPSLTMDSSSSQEELSEVLLTLQDEFGQMSFDHQQLSKLILEAPSATVREELEKELDALVGRMEAKADQISKVRKHRLQLERLKRECKSRKTSAKQIKDSRFPVSEVKVTTTVTTKGKNAGPIKVKPGEKSRKNLQLLRDMQTLQTSLQKDDVSWDY, encoded by the exons aatgaTCTGTGCAACACTCAGAACTCTACATCAGCCACAGATGGGCTCTCTTCAGCTTCATTTATAGAATATCCAAAGCACAAGCCATTTATTAATTCAGATTTGCAGCGTTCCCAATGGAAACCAGTAGTCCCATATCCTGAAAGCCACAGCAGAG CAatattttctgctctgaagaATCTCCAGGAAAAAATTCATCACCTGGAGTTGGAACGATTTGAGGCAGAGGAGAATGTGAAACACCTCAGCAGGGAAACAGCAAACTTCAAAAAATTACTGAGTGAACAAATGCAAGACAAAGAACGGGACAGGACTGAAGTGTCAAAGAAAAATCAAG AACTGACttctcagctggcagctgctgagtcTCGATGCAGACTTCTAGAGAAACAGCTGGACTACATGAGAAGCATGATCCAGCATGCAGAAAATGAGAAGTCACATCTCTTGGAGAAACAG GGCTCCTTGGAGAGAAATCATCTTCTTGACCAATCGCATGTTCGGTCTAAATTGGAAAAGCTGGATATACTGGAAAAAGAGTACAGCAGACTAACTACCATGCAGTCCACAGCAGAG CTTCAGACAGGCCTGGAAACCAACAGACTGCTGATTCAAGCAGCATCACCACTGCTTTCTCCAAAAGTAAGACAACCCAGGAAAAAAGCTAAGCAGCCAGAGAAG aaatGCTCTGTCAGACATTCCACTGTGCAGCCCCATTACAGGTTGTGTCTGGGTGATGTTCCCTTTGTGGCTGGGAAG tCTACAGGTCCCAGTCATTCGGTTACTGCCAACGTCCAGCACGTGCTGCACCTGATGAAACATCACACGAAAGCTTTGTGTAACAGACATGTGGTGAACGATACTCCAGCAAAACCCACCAGCACTGGTCATCCTGCCTGCAAAAGCAGAAGGCCATCCCTGACAATGGACTCATCCTCATCTCAGGAAGAGCTCTCAGAAGTGTTGCTGACTTTACAAGATGAATTTGGACAGATGAGTTT TGATCACCAGCAGCTGTCAAAGCTCATCCTGGAGGCCCCGAGTGCTACAgtgagggaagagctggagaaggaactTGATGCACTGGTGGGAAGGATGGAAGCAAAGGCAGACCAGATCAGCAAAGTTCGGAAGCATCGTTTGCAG CTAGAGAGACTTAAGAGAGAATGCAAGTCCAGAAAGACTTCTGCTAAACAAATAAAAGACAGCAGGTTCCCAGTCAGTGAGGTTAAAGTAACAACTACAGTAACCACAAAAGGAAAGAATGCAGGTCCCATCAAAGtgaagcctggagaaaagagtCGGAAAAATCTTCAGTTGCTGAGAGACATGCAGACCTTACAGACTTCTCTACAGAAAGATGATGTCAGCTGGGACTACTGA
- the CEP57 gene encoding centrosomal protein of 57 kDa isoform X3 produces the protein MAAARGGYPLTNDLCNTQNSTSATDGLSSASFIEYPKHKPFINSDLQRSQWKPVVPYPESHSRELTSQLAAAESRCRLLEKQLDYMRSMIQHAENEKSHLLEKQGSLERNHLLDQSHVRSKLEKLDILEKEYSRLTTMQSTAEKKMKELEQKLYEEEHARKLVQEKAAELQTGLETNRLLIQAASPLLSPKVRQPRKKAKQPEKKCSVRHSTVQPHYRLCLGDVPFVAGKSTGPSHSVTANVQHVLHLMKHHTKALCNRHVVNDTPAKPTSTGHPACKSRRPSLTMDSSSSQEELSEVLLTLQDEFGQMSFDHQQLSKLILEAPSATVREELEKELDALVGRMEAKADQISKVRKHRLQLERLKRECKSRKTSAKQIKDSRFPVSEVKVTTTVTTKGKNAGPIKVKPGEKSRKNLQLLRDMQTLQTSLQKDDVSWDY, from the exons aatgaTCTGTGCAACACTCAGAACTCTACATCAGCCACAGATGGGCTCTCTTCAGCTTCATTTATAGAATATCCAAAGCACAAGCCATTTATTAATTCAGATTTGCAGCGTTCCCAATGGAAACCAGTAGTCCCATATCCTGAAAGCCACAGCAGAG AACTGACttctcagctggcagctgctgagtcTCGATGCAGACTTCTAGAGAAACAGCTGGACTACATGAGAAGCATGATCCAGCATGCAGAAAATGAGAAGTCACATCTCTTGGAGAAACAG GGCTCCTTGGAGAGAAATCATCTTCTTGACCAATCGCATGTTCGGTCTAAATTGGAAAAGCTGGATATACTGGAAAAAGAGTACAGCAGACTAACTACCATGCAGTCCACAGCAGAG aaaaaaatgaaagagctgGAACAGAAGCTTTATGAGGAAGAACATGCAAGGAAGCTTGTTCAGGAAAAAGCAGCTGAG CTTCAGACAGGCCTGGAAACCAACAGACTGCTGATTCAAGCAGCATCACCACTGCTTTCTCCAAAAGTAAGACAACCCAGGAAAAAAGCTAAGCAGCCAGAGAAG aaatGCTCTGTCAGACATTCCACTGTGCAGCCCCATTACAGGTTGTGTCTGGGTGATGTTCCCTTTGTGGCTGGGAAG tCTACAGGTCCCAGTCATTCGGTTACTGCCAACGTCCAGCACGTGCTGCACCTGATGAAACATCACACGAAAGCTTTGTGTAACAGACATGTGGTGAACGATACTCCAGCAAAACCCACCAGCACTGGTCATCCTGCCTGCAAAAGCAGAAGGCCATCCCTGACAATGGACTCATCCTCATCTCAGGAAGAGCTCTCAGAAGTGTTGCTGACTTTACAAGATGAATTTGGACAGATGAGTTT TGATCACCAGCAGCTGTCAAAGCTCATCCTGGAGGCCCCGAGTGCTACAgtgagggaagagctggagaaggaactTGATGCACTGGTGGGAAGGATGGAAGCAAAGGCAGACCAGATCAGCAAAGTTCGGAAGCATCGTTTGCAG CTAGAGAGACTTAAGAGAGAATGCAAGTCCAGAAAGACTTCTGCTAAACAAATAAAAGACAGCAGGTTCCCAGTCAGTGAGGTTAAAGTAACAACTACAGTAACCACAAAAGGAAAGAATGCAGGTCCCATCAAAGtgaagcctggagaaaagagtCGGAAAAATCTTCAGTTGCTGAGAGACATGCAGACCTTACAGACTTCTCTACAGAAAGATGATGTCAGCTGGGACTACTGA
- the CEP57 gene encoding centrosomal protein of 57 kDa isoform X1, which yields MAAARGGYPLTNDLCNTQNSTSATDGLSSASFIEYPKHKPFINSDLQRSQWKPVVPYPESHSRAIFSALKNLQEKIHHLELERFEAEENVKHLSRETANFKKLLSEQMQDKERDRTEVSKKNQELTSQLAAAESRCRLLEKQLDYMRSMIQHAENEKSHLLEKQGSLERNHLLDQSHVRSKLEKLDILEKEYSRLTTMQSTAEKKMKELEQKLYEEEHARKLVQEKAAELQTGLETNRLLIQAASPLLSPKVRQPRKKAKQPEKKCSVRHSTVQPHYRLCLGDVPFVAGKSTGPSHSVTANVQHVLHLMKHHTKALCNRHVVNDTPAKPTSTGHPACKSRRPSLTMDSSSSQEELSEVLLTLQDEFGQMSFDHQQLSKLILEAPSATVREELEKELDALVGRMEAKADQISKVRKHRLQLERLKRECKSRKTSAKQIKDSRFPVSEVKVTTTVTTKGKNAGPIKVKPGEKSRKNLQLLRDMQTLQTSLQKDDVSWDY from the exons aatgaTCTGTGCAACACTCAGAACTCTACATCAGCCACAGATGGGCTCTCTTCAGCTTCATTTATAGAATATCCAAAGCACAAGCCATTTATTAATTCAGATTTGCAGCGTTCCCAATGGAAACCAGTAGTCCCATATCCTGAAAGCCACAGCAGAG CAatattttctgctctgaagaATCTCCAGGAAAAAATTCATCACCTGGAGTTGGAACGATTTGAGGCAGAGGAGAATGTGAAACACCTCAGCAGGGAAACAGCAAACTTCAAAAAATTACTGAGTGAACAAATGCAAGACAAAGAACGGGACAGGACTGAAGTGTCAAAGAAAAATCAAG AACTGACttctcagctggcagctgctgagtcTCGATGCAGACTTCTAGAGAAACAGCTGGACTACATGAGAAGCATGATCCAGCATGCAGAAAATGAGAAGTCACATCTCTTGGAGAAACAG GGCTCCTTGGAGAGAAATCATCTTCTTGACCAATCGCATGTTCGGTCTAAATTGGAAAAGCTGGATATACTGGAAAAAGAGTACAGCAGACTAACTACCATGCAGTCCACAGCAGAG aaaaaaatgaaagagctgGAACAGAAGCTTTATGAGGAAGAACATGCAAGGAAGCTTGTTCAGGAAAAAGCAGCTGAG CTTCAGACAGGCCTGGAAACCAACAGACTGCTGATTCAAGCAGCATCACCACTGCTTTCTCCAAAAGTAAGACAACCCAGGAAAAAAGCTAAGCAGCCAGAGAAG aaatGCTCTGTCAGACATTCCACTGTGCAGCCCCATTACAGGTTGTGTCTGGGTGATGTTCCCTTTGTGGCTGGGAAG tCTACAGGTCCCAGTCATTCGGTTACTGCCAACGTCCAGCACGTGCTGCACCTGATGAAACATCACACGAAAGCTTTGTGTAACAGACATGTGGTGAACGATACTCCAGCAAAACCCACCAGCACTGGTCATCCTGCCTGCAAAAGCAGAAGGCCATCCCTGACAATGGACTCATCCTCATCTCAGGAAGAGCTCTCAGAAGTGTTGCTGACTTTACAAGATGAATTTGGACAGATGAGTTT TGATCACCAGCAGCTGTCAAAGCTCATCCTGGAGGCCCCGAGTGCTACAgtgagggaagagctggagaaggaactTGATGCACTGGTGGGAAGGATGGAAGCAAAGGCAGACCAGATCAGCAAAGTTCGGAAGCATCGTTTGCAG CTAGAGAGACTTAAGAGAGAATGCAAGTCCAGAAAGACTTCTGCTAAACAAATAAAAGACAGCAGGTTCCCAGTCAGTGAGGTTAAAGTAACAACTACAGTAACCACAAAAGGAAAGAATGCAGGTCCCATCAAAGtgaagcctggagaaaagagtCGGAAAAATCTTCAGTTGCTGAGAGACATGCAGACCTTACAGACTTCTCTACAGAAAGATGATGTCAGCTGGGACTACTGA